In the Bacillus amyloliquefaciens DSM 7 = ATCC 23350 genome, ATGTCAATCGTCTCGAATTTAAAAATCTTTTTCCGCTCGTTATCCGTTTTTCCGACGACACGGCGCTGCGTCAGGGCGGAATGTAAGTAAATGGCGTGCGGCATCACGGTTGCACCGAGTATCCCGGTTGCAAGAAGCACACTGTCCATTCCATCGATTTTCGGGATGAACAGCCCTTCGAGTACGGAAGCGGCGTCAGGCTTGGCAAAGAAGGTTTGCAGGGCGAAGGCGATCACCACGACAAACAGAAGTCCGGCAATGCCCGCTTCCAGCGCCCGGTAACCCCGGCGCTGAAGCTCTAAAATCGCGAATGATCCGATCGCCGCGATAATGGCCGCTTCAATCATCGGTATGCCGAACAGCAGATTGAGCCCGAGGGCCGCTCCGATAAACTCAGCCAGATCAGTCGCCATAATCACCAGTTCACCCTGTATCCACAACCCGGCGGATACCCATTTCGGATACCGGTCTCTGGCGATTTCCGGAAGGTTTTTACCCGTGGCGATGCCGAGCTTCGCGGAAAGGACTTGAATTAAAAAAGCCATCAAGTTTGAAAAGAGAATGACCCACAACAGCATATACCCGTATTTCGAACCAGCTGAGATATTCGTAGCGAAGTTTCCCGGATCAATGTAGGCAATCGCCGCGATAAATGCGGGACCTAAAAAAGGCAGAAGCCGCTTGAATCCCTTGCTTTTGCCGTCAAGTGCATCCTGAACGGCTTTTGATTGCAGTGATTGTGCTGAGATGTCTTTGCTCATTATGTCTCACCTAAATTCCGATAGATTTTTAGCTAAATAACAAAAAGTTTCCTAGATGCAAATTATTTTATCTACATCATAAATCCGCTATTATGAGTTGTCAAGCTCTTTATGTTCAATAACCAGTACATTTTTTCCCCGTTTTATCTATGATATGTATCCCGCCCGAGAAAGGTCCGAAAATGCAAAAGACATCGTTTCGGAATAGAAACGATGCCGTTTTCAAACGATGTTCCTCCATGCGCGGATCCTTTGAGCGTTCTTTAAAAAGGTGAAAGAGTACACTTGCCCATAAAACCTTAGAACCTTCCGATCGCCGGCACTGAATGGAGAAAATGCCGGCACATTGCCTCCGTGTGCCGGGTAAATAGAATAATAATGAATCTTTCCTTTGGAAGATAAAACCTTTCTGTACCATTCAAATGACCTCCGGCAAAACCTCTGCTTCTCTGAATAAACGTTTGAATCCGCGGTATATAAGTGATTCAGGACCAATAAACCACAGTTATTTATCAAAACAAAGAAAGGTTTTATCATTTGCGCGGAAATGAAGTTGGAGCATTAGACTTATTTCAGTCTTCCTGGCAAAAAAGTATAATAACGTCAGGAAAGCTTTCCAGCCATATGATAAAAGAGTGGGAATTTTCTTGGTACGTCGTTTGTCGGTCTTTTCTTTAGCTATGATTTTTGCTGTTTCTTTATTCGCTTTTGGCGGTTCTGCCTCAGCTGCAACTTTTACACCTAAAGCTGAACCGGACGTTTCCATTTTAGCAAGCGGGGGAACAGTCGGTATTTACGGTGCTAACATGCGCTCATGCTCAAAGGTCAGCTGTTCAACGATTACAACATTCTCAAGCGGTAAAACAATTACAGGTACTTGGGTAACCGGAGAATATGTACAAGGTCACTACACCAACTCTGATAAATGGCTGAAAGTCACGTATGCAGGAGCGACAGGCTTTGTTTCAGTCACCACTCTGTCTTATTATTACGGTTTATAATCAGAAAAACCTCGTTCTCTTGAGAGCGGGGTTTTTCCTTTATTCCGATTCAATTTCCGCGTTTCGTTTCATCATCGTGTTTCATCAGCTGATCGATTTCTTCCTTAGAAGCGTTTTTTTTCCACTCTTTCGCCTGACTTGTCGCAATGGGGATGGCCCGTCCTTCTTCATAACCCTCATCCAACATCGCATTCGCGATTTCGATCGCTTTTTTCCTCACGGGTTTCTCAAGATTCTTTAATGATTGCGGATAATCTTTCATAGACCAAGGCATGTCTATCACTCCTTTATGAAATGTGTTTCCCGCCTGAAGAAAAAGAAAACCGCCTCATCAAAAAGAATGACAGCTATTTTTACGAGAGACCAGCAATTTCCGAATAAAATATAAAGGATAAAGAAGCAAATACAGATTGAATGCCCACCACATCAGATCAAAATCACCGATAAATACCCAAAAGGCAATCGCTTGCAGGCCTGAACAAAAGGTCAGCACAAGTGATATTAATGCGAAAGGGCGCCATAACGCATGTTTCCGTTTATAAAGAAACAAGCTGTACAGCCCGGTTATCGAAATGAAAATATCTAAGGGAAAGAATGACCAGTTCCAGGCCATGATCATGGCGTTATCATAGTCTTTAAACACCATGTTTTTTGGAATCCACTCAAAAAAAGTAACAATCCAATAAACGATAAATCCAATATCTGTAATGAGGAAGAGAACCTTTAACCCTTTCATCATCTGTTTCTGTCCGTATGAACGCTGATGCGGTTTGATGACGTTTCACTTTCAGAAATAAAGTTTAAGGAAACGACACCGATGATGATGAGAAGAACAGCGACAGCTTTTATGACAGAGAACTGTTCATGAAAGAAAAAAATTCCGATCAAGGAAATCAGTACGATCCCCATTCCCGACCAAACCGCATACGCGATCCAGACACTTATATATTTCAAAGTCAAAGTAAGAAAACAAAGGCTGCCGATATAAAACAATAACAATAAAATACTTGGGACAAGTTTTGTAAATCCATTTGATAATTTCATGCTGACCGTACCCATTACTTCAAAAATGATCGCTAAACTCAAATAAATCCAATATATAGAATTTAAAGAAAATTAAACAACGGAATGTTTTCCGGCTAAAAAACCCGGTCGGGTAAGAAAACACCATAAAGGTATACTATGAAGAAAGAATTCAGAAAGGACGTGCAGGACGGGTGACAGAAGAACGGGCAGACCTGGAAAGACAATTGAAAGACATTCAAAAATGGGAAAAGGCGCAGCAGAGGGTGATGTTCTGGAAAACGCTCACCCGCCTGCCGTTTCAGCTTTTGGACAAGCTGACACCTCAATTTATTCAGAGGAAAATCGGACGCATTCTCGATGAAACGGGAACGTTTATTCAGTCAGGCGGACAGTATCTCACATCAGAAAAGCGCATTATCAAAAAGTTTCAGAAACGGCTGCCGCACGGCACATGTCAAACGCTTCACGATATCCGGAATGCGCCGCTTGCTGTCATGGATGAAATCGCAGAAGCCATAGCGCGCACAAGCGTAAAGACCGCCACGGTGCAGGGAGCCGCAACGGGAGTCGGCGGCGTGTTTACGCTTGCGGCAGATATTCCGGCGATGCTCGGTCTGTCCTTAAAGACGCTGCAGGACATCGCGATTGCCTACGGCTTTGATCCGAAAGACAAAAAAGAACGAGTGTTTATCATCAAATTGCTCCAGCTGGCATCCAGTGACGTCATCGGAAAAAAAGCAATCCTGCGGGATTTACAGCAATATGATCAAAACGACCAAACCTATCAGCGCATTGCCTCGCAAATTCAAGGCTGGCGGGAAGTCGTTTACAGCTACCGCGACACGTTCGCCGCGAAAAAACTGCTGCAAATGGTTCCGGCCGCAGGCATCGTCTTCGGCGCCTCCGCCAACCGTTCAGCTTTAGAAAGTATTGCGGAAACAGGCATCATGCTTTATAAAAAGCGCCGGATTCTAAAACGCCTGAAAGATATAGAATGATAAAAAACCACCCGAAAACACATTCAATGTGTTTTCTTTGTTTATGAGTTCTGAAATCGGGAAACCAACAACCAACACCAATTAAAGGAGGAATTCAAAAATGGCACAAGAAAACAAAATGAGCAGAGAAGAAGCAGGTAAAAAAGGCGGACAAGCTACAAGCAATAACCATGACAAAGAATTCTATCAGGAAATTGGTCAAAAAGGCGGAGAAGCCACAAGCAAAAATCACGACAAAGAATTCTATCAGGAAATCGGTGAAAAAGGCGGAGAAGCCACAAGCAAAAATCACGACAAAGAATTCTATCAGGAAATCGGTGAAAAAGGCGGAGAAGCCACAAGCAAAAATCATGACAAAGAATTTTATAAGGAAATCGGCCAAAAAGGCGGAAACAGACGCAGCAGCTAATAAAAGCATAAAAGGCAGACAACCTGCAGATCAAAAGCGATCCGGCGCATCAGCTGGATCGCTTTTTATTTTGGGAAAATCTTGTTCTGGGCCGGCGTTGCGGTACAATAAATGAAAAAAGGAGTTTTCACTCGTGTCTGAAATGCAAAATTTACTCGCCATCGCCAATAAAGTCAAAGAAAAACACGACAATTTTTCAATCGCGGAGATCAATGACCACTGTGTGCGCCTCGCAGTGTTTACGGGAGAATATGACTGGCACCATCACCCTGACTCAGATGAATGGTTCATTGTTCTTGAAGGTGAGCTTCTGATCGATTTTAAGGACAAAGAAACTGCAGTGCTCAAAGCAAATGACAGCCTGCTCATCCCGAAAGGCACTATTCACCGTACACGCTCATACGTCAGAACCGTGAATCTTTGTGTCGAGCATACGCATGCGAAAACAGTCATCACAGAGGGACTGCCATGCTGATCAAAAAGATTGTATGTGAAACAGACGTTGCAAACGCTGAAGTATTTGCGCAAGCACAGTCACGGTGGGGAGCATTATCACGTGTAAATGGCTTCGTCAAACAGGCCGGCGGCTGGCGGAAAAACGCAGACGGTCTGTTCATCGCAGAGATCATCAGTGTTTGGGAGAACAGACAGGCCTATGATCATTTTATGGAGAACGAACATGACCGCATATACGAAGAAAACGAGCAGAAGGCTGCGATTCTTTCAATAGAAGTGATGCTGTACGAAGAGGATGAACCTTTCATTCACGGGCTGTTACATCATCCGGACATCCGATACGAACCTGATTGGACAGTTGTGCGCACATAAAAAAAGCCCTTTTAGAGGGCTTTTTTATTTTCGTCCGGGAAGCGTGTTGTGGACATAAGGCGGGACAGGATCCAGCTTAGCTATTTCGCCGTGCGCTTTCGGTTCTTTTTCGTATTCGAACGGTTCGCCGTCCGGCGCTTTTTCCTGCAGCCAATTCTGTTCAGCGCTTTCTCCGCCGTCTGAGAAATGAATAAGCTTATGGGAGAATGACTGTTTTTCCAGCGCCTTCGGGAATGTGGAAGGAACGATCGGGCCTTCCTGTGCCTCTAATTCTTTAATAGCCGCAAGCCATTGGTTTTGGTGCATCGTGTCACGCGCCAGCAGGAAGCTGAGCATATCTTTCACACCTTTATCATCGGTCATTTCATACAGGCGTGCGACTTGAAGCCTTCCTTGTGATTCGGCGTTCAGATTGGCGCGGAAGTCTGCCAAGAGGTTTCCGCTTGCGACGATATAGCCTGCGCTCCACGGAACGCCCGTGCTGCTCTCCGGCATTGCGCCGAGCCCTGAGACAATGGCATGGTGCGGGTTCATGCCGCCTAAAATGGACCCGATGACCGGATCATCAGCCGCTTTTTCCTGCTCTGCCAGCGGAGCATCTTCTAACAGTCTCGCAATCATCGTCGCGATCATTTCAACATGGCCGATTTCTTCCGTCGCGGTGTCCATCAGGAGATCTTTATATTTTTCATTGCCGCGTGTATTCCAGCCCTGAAACAAATATTGCATGGCGACGGATATTTCCCCGTATTGCCCGCCTAAGATTTCCTGCATCTTTTTTGCGAACAGCGGGTCAGGACGATCCGGTTTGGCCGGATGCTGCAGTTTTTTCGTATGTGTAAACATGTCTCCATCTCCTTTTTTTATTTGTCCCTACTTACTTCCCCGTCAGGAAAAGGGATGAAACGGAGATGGGCGTATTGGTCCTGCTAAGGATCGCGGCGCAAGGATAACAGATCTTCCACAAGCCCGCGGCCGATCACCTGCTCATATTGCCCGTAAACCGGGTCGAGACGTTTCATCCATTTTTTCTTTTCCGCTTTC is a window encoding:
- a CDS encoding antifungal polypeptide, with product MVRRLSVFSLAMIFAVSLFAFGGSASAATFTPKAEPDVSILASGGTVGIYGANMRSCSKVSCSTITTFSSGKTITGTWVTGEYVQGHYTNSDKWLKVTYAGATGFVSVTTLSYYYGL
- a CDS encoding cupin domain-containing protein, whose amino-acid sequence is MSEMQNLLAIANKVKEKHDNFSIAEINDHCVRLAVFTGEYDWHHHPDSDEWFIVLEGELLIDFKDKETAVLKANDSLLIPKGTIHRTRSYVRTVNLCVEHTHAKTVITEGLPC
- a CDS encoding EcsC family protein, whose product is MTEERADLERQLKDIQKWEKAQQRVMFWKTLTRLPFQLLDKLTPQFIQRKIGRILDETGTFIQSGGQYLTSEKRIIKKFQKRLPHGTCQTLHDIRNAPLAVMDEIAEAIARTSVKTATVQGAATGVGGVFTLAADIPAMLGLSLKTLQDIAIAYGFDPKDKKERVFIIKLLQLASSDVIGKKAILRDLQQYDQNDQTYQRIASQIQGWREVVYSYRDTFAAKKLLQMVPAAGIVFGASANRSALESIAETGIMLYKKRRILKRLKDIE
- a CDS encoding Nramp family divalent metal transporter, which translates into the protein MMSKDISAQSLQSKAVQDALDGKSKGFKRLLPFLGPAFIAAIAYIDPGNFATNISAGSKYGYMLLWVILFSNLMAFLIQVLSAKLGIATGKNLPEIARDRYPKWVSAGLWIQGELVIMATDLAEFIGAALGLNLLFGIPMIEAAIIAAIGSFAILELQRRGYRALEAGIAGLLFVVVIAFALQTFFAKPDAASVLEGLFIPKIDGMDSVLLATGILGATVMPHAIYLHSALTQRRVVGKTDNERKKIFKFETIDILIAMVIAGAINASMLIVAAALFFKNGLYVEDLDVAYQQFGHFIGPASAILFGIGLLAAGLSSSSVGTLSGDIIMQGFIRYRIPLYLRRFITIIPPMIIIISGINATEALVWSQVVLSFGIAFALVPLIMFTSNKRLMGVLTNRKWVTALAWLIAVLVIALNLFVIYDSFR
- a CDS encoding DMT family transporter → MYWIYLSLAIIFEVMGTVSMKLSNGFTKLVPSILLLLFYIGSLCFLTLTLKYISVWIAYAVWSGMGIVLISLIGIFFFHEQFSVIKAVAVLLIIIGVVSLNFISESETSSNRISVHTDRNR
- a CDS encoding DUF5360 family protein; translated protein: MMKGLKVLFLITDIGFIVYWIVTFFEWIPKNMVFKDYDNAMIMAWNWSFFPLDIFISITGLYSLFLYKRKHALWRPFALISLVLTFCSGLQAIAFWVFIGDFDLMWWAFNLYLLLYPLYFIRKLLVSRKNSCHSF
- a CDS encoding YdbC family protein, producing MLIKKIVCETDVANAEVFAQAQSRWGALSRVNGFVKQAGGWRKNADGLFIAEIISVWENRQAYDHFMENEHDRIYEENEQKAAILSIEVMLYEEDEPFIHGLLHHPDIRYEPDWTVVRT
- a CDS encoding manganese catalase family protein, whose translation is MFTHTKKLQHPAKPDRPDPLFAKKMQEILGGQYGEISVAMQYLFQGWNTRGNEKYKDLLMDTATEEIGHVEMIATMIARLLEDAPLAEQEKAADDPVIGSILGGMNPHHAIVSGLGAMPESSTGVPWSAGYIVASGNLLADFRANLNAESQGRLQVARLYEMTDDKGVKDMLSFLLARDTMHQNQWLAAIKELEAQEGPIVPSTFPKALEKQSFSHKLIHFSDGGESAEQNWLQEKAPDGEPFEYEKEPKAHGEIAKLDPVPPYVHNTLPGRK